CAGGAAATATGCGCGGGCTCCAGCACATTGCCGTCTTTGTCATATTTGGCGGGGGCGCCCGGTTTTGGGTCACGGTGAAGCACCAGCGTCTGGCCCGGCTGCAACAGCAACGGCATGGACACTGACGGCACCTTGCCAATTCGCTCCTGCTGCAATTCCTGGCCGTCTCTGAAATGGCACACCTCAGTACCAGTGCGCAGGAAAGAAGATTTCTGGAGATGGAGCAGCGCCCCACCGCCCTGGGCCTCGGCCACGGTGAATTTCCGTTTCCGGCGACGCGCATCCTGGAACCTGATTTCATCGCCGGGCTGTAGCTGGCTCACAAATTCCTCAGAGATTTTAAGCGATGCCGTGACCAGCTGCTGCGTACCAACGCCCTTGGGCGCCAGCCACACCTTAGCCGGCGACAGGATTTCGCCTAGTTCATTGAAGGTGGGGTGAATGCCCAAGACTTCCGGGCCGGGGCTCACAGATCCGGTTCTCAGTTTAGGGCCCATCAGGTCAAAGAGGATTTTGCAGGGTCTGCCTACTTCCTGTTCGGCGGTTTTAATGTTTTCCACCATCTTCTTCCAGACTTTTTTATCGTCATGGGCACAGTTGATGCGGGCGCAGTTCATGCCGGCCAGCAGCAGGCTCTTGACCAGTTCATAGTCAGTGGCGAACTCAGTGGAGAAGGTGACCATGATCCGGCCTTCGCGGCCCTCAGAACCCGGGCCCAGCAGGGCGGCCAGGTTTCGCTTTAATATTGAATTCCAGGGTTTAAACGCCACCTGCGGTTGCGGGGCGCCGGTGTAATTGGCCTCCAGCACCTGCAGTTGGTTCTGGATGGCGGTGAGGCTGCCCATTACGTGGCTCTCGGCGCGGCCCAGAGAAGACAAACCCAGCACCGACAGGTCAACCTGCAGATCGCGGTTGTCTTGCTTGCGGAGGGCCAGGTAGTGCAGCAGATTCTTGGCGCTTTCCTGGAGGTCTGGGTGTACTTTTTGAACTTGCGCCTCAAAGGTGTTTTCCAGGACCAGCGCTTCTCTCTGTAATTTGGTGATCTTGGTTAAAAGGGTGGAAACGGTTTTCTGGCCGCAGTTCTTCTTTTCTGTTTTCCTGACTACTTCTTTCACTTCCATTAGTTCTCTTATAGTATAGGTAAACGCGTACGGGTTCTTTTTCAGGGGTTTAGCCCTGCCATTCTGGTATACGGCTAGCGCTGCCCAGTGA
This region of Rufibacter sp. LB8 genomic DNA includes:
- a CDS encoding pyruvate kinase → MEVKEVVRKTEKKNCGQKTVSTLLTKITKLQREALVLENTFEAQVQKVHPDLQESAKNLLHYLALRKQDNRDLQVDLSVLGLSSLGRAESHVMGSLTAIQNQLQVLEANYTGAPQPQVAFKPWNSILKRNLAALLGPGSEGREGRIMVTFSTEFATDYELVKSLLLAGMNCARINCAHDDKKVWKKMVENIKTAEQEVGRPCKILFDLMGPKLRTGSVSPGPEVLGIHPTFNELGEILSPAKVWLAPKGVGTQQLVTASLKISEEFVSQLQPGDEIRFQDARRRKRKFTVAEAQGGGALLHLQKSSFLRTGTEVCHFRDGQELQQERIGKVPSVSMPLLLQPGQTLVLHRDPKPGAPAKYDKDGNVLEPAHISCTLPEIFARVKAGEPILFDDGEIEGVIAEVQPEYLQIKITAAEDTGSKLKPDKGINLPESDLRLFTLTEKDNADLKFVVKHADIVNLSFVSHPEMVEELQRALASYKASHVGIMLKIETKAAFNNLPHLLLTLMRNHPAGIMIARGDLAVELGWKRLAEVQEEILWITEAAHLPVVWATQVLETLTKKGRPSRAEVTDAAMAQRADCVMLNKGRYILKSMDMLDDIMKRMQQHQYKKTPLLRMLHVSDLEASLGK